Genomic segment of Lepus europaeus isolate LE1 chromosome 6, mLepTim1.pri, whole genome shotgun sequence:
GCGAAGGCCACGGCGCTGAAGTTAAAACCCAGCAGCCGGCAGAGAGAGCGCTCGCGGGCTCTTCCAGGCGGGGTCCACTCTCCGTGCTTaaagtgtcccagctgctgctccgaGCCATTGCCGCACACAAAGGGCTGACCCTGGCGGCGCTCAAGAAGGAGCTGGGGAACGCTGGCTACGAGGTGCGCAGGAAGAGCGCCCGCCGATCCGGCGAAACGTCCCGGCCCGAGGTGAAGGGCACGCTCCTGCGGGTCAGCGGCAGCGAGGCCGCCGGCTACTTCAGGGTCTGGAAGATCCCGAAGCCGAAGAGAAAGCCAGGACGCCCGAAACTGGAGGAGGCTGGCCGCTCTCCGAGGAGGGCCCCCGCGGGGGCCCGGAGCACACGGAAGCGCCGCACGCACCGCAAGGCTTCCAGGAAGGCCAGGGCGGGATGGAGACGGAGCACGAAGGTAAACTCGAAGGCGAGGAGGACGAGGGCAAGAGCCAAGGAGAGTGTGAGAGCCAGGATGCCGGTGGACGAGGGCAGAGGCCGGACATCGAAGGAGGACACTAGGGCTGGGTCGCAAGAGGAGAAAAGGTCAAGCGTGAAGCAGAAAAGGTCAAGCATGAAGctgaaggaagagaagaagcagGACACGGAGAAGCCGGTGAAGCGCAGCATTCAAAAGCCAACCCCGCTTAAAACCGAACGTGCGGCTGTGGGGCAGGGGAAGGCTGGCACGAGGGCGTCCGCGAAATGTGA
This window contains:
- the LOC133762233 gene encoding testis-specific H1 histone; this encodes MAEVAEPSGEGHGAEVKTQQPAERALAGSSRRGPLSVLKVSQLLLRAIAAHKGLTLAALKKELGNAGYEVRRKSARRSGETSRPEVKGTLLRVSGSEAAGYFRVWKIPKPKRKPGRPKLEEAGRSPRRAPAGARSTRKRRTHRKASRKARAGWRRSTKVNSKARRTRARAKESVRARMPVDEGRGRTSKEDTRAGSQEEKRSSVKQKRSSMKLKEEKKQDTEKPVKRSIQKPTPLKTERAAVGQGKAGTRASAKCEGSRSATGNP